TGATGTATTTGCTGGGAAGAAAATATCCAAAAGACAGATTGTTGAGAAGGTTGTCGACCTCAATTAGAGGTGAGCTTACTAAGCATTAATCAAGATATATGAAGGTTCTTCTAAAATTGGAACAGCTAGCAATTTTTATCATGGCGTTTTTGTTAACGCTATATATAGGTTATCAATGGTGGTTGTTCTTTGCCCTGCTTTTATTGCCCGATTTAAGTATGCTAGGATACATTTTCGGAAATAAGACGGGAGCATTGATCTACAATTTTTTTCATCATCAGGGAATTGCACTGTTTTTAATAGCCTTAGGATACGTGGCGATAGATCCGAAAATTACAATGGCAGGCGTTGTCATGTTGGGACATAGCGCAATGGACAGATTATTCGGTTACGGACTTAAATATAATAAAGGATTTAAATACACTCATTTAGGAGAGATAGGGCGTGAAAAATAAAATACAAAATCAACTTCTGAAGATATTTTTTTATAGTATCACTGGAACCTTTGTGCTGGCGGCTTGTAATCGCACAGCAAAAAATACGGCGGCAGAAAGTGATTCGACTGCTACAAATGCAGAAGTTGGTATAAAATTTAATGGAGATACTTCCAAAACAGGAATGGTTTATATCTCAGGTGGAACTTATATGATGGGGGCGGATAACGATCAGGCCAGTGAAGATGAATATCCAAAACATAAAGTTACTGTTTCTCCCTTTTGGATGGATGAGCATGAGGTTACAAATGCTCAATTTGCGGCATTTGTTGAAGCTACAGGCTACATAACTACAGCGGAAAGAAAGCCGGATTGGGAAGAAATCAAAAAGCAGCTTCCTCCAGGTACACCAAAAC
This genomic interval from Pseudopedobacter saltans DSM 12145 contains the following:
- a CDS encoding DUF4260 family protein produces the protein MAFLLTLYIGYQWWLFFALLLLPDLSMLGYIFGNKTGALIYNFFHHQGIALFLIALGYVAIDPKITMAGVVMLGHSAMDRLFGYGLKYNKGFKYTHLGEIGREK